The Microcystis panniformis FACHB-1757 region AAAGAGCCAATTCTTCAACAATTTTACATTTTTGATAGCGGGCATTATCTAAGACGAGAGTGATGGGAATTATTAGTCCTAAAGCAGCTATTTTTGACCGGAGTTCACAGACTTGAGTTGCCGTAATATAAGTGTCATATGTTACCAGAATAACTTCATGAGTTATTGCATTTAATGCTCCTAAAACATTGAAGCGTTTACGCCCGCTCGGTGACTTAACAAAAAGTCTCTCAAAACACCAAACAAAACCGAGAAATGCTCCCATGACGAAGTGAGCGGCATCAACAAAAAAAACAGCCCTTTTTCCTTCTTTTGCCTCATTTAGTCTGGGTTCTAGCTTTTTTTCTTTGTAGTCCTCTTGTTCATCTGGGTCAGCTTTAGAAGGAAGAGAACCTACTTTTAAACATTTCATTCCCATTGATTTTAAAAATTTTCTCACTTGGGTAGGAATTCGTTTTATTCCCGTCAATTCTTCTATCCTATATACAGCTTCATTTATTGTGGCTGGTGGATTTTTCTCGAAGTATTTTTTGAGGGTTTCTTTTTGAAACTCTAATTCACTTTTAGGGCGATAGAAGTTGATTTCTTTTAATTTTTCTATTCCGCCTTCTTGATAATCGCGAAGATAGGTTAATAAGGTATTTGGCGAGATTCCTGCTAACTGACAAATTTTTTGGTGCGGTATCTTTTGGCTTTTTAACCAGAGAACTTCCATCTTCAGTTGAACCCGGGGATGGGGATGATGAAATCTTTCATAATACAGTGAGTTCTTTTCTTCTTCCGTGAATTCTAGGTTAATCATGTTTTTAATGAGTGCTTTGCTTCTAATTATGACTCTTAAACTATATTATTGTCCTTGAGTAAAAAATGCAAGTTGTAGCCGTGCAAAGTATAACCGCCAAACAAATCTCTCGCTTAGTCGGTGTCGCACCGATTAATCATGATAGTGGTCAACATAAAGGTAAGCGGATGATTCAGGGGGGTCGCGCTCAGATTCGGGCGACTCTTTACATGGGGGCGGTGGTGGCTATGCGTCATAATCCGGTGATTAAAACCTTTTACGAACGCCTAGTCGGACGCGGTAAATCAAAAAAACTGGCTCTGACTGCTTGTGTGCGGAAAATCTTAGTTATTCTTAATGCAATGGTTCGCCAAAATCAGCCTTGGCAGCTTGCTGACAATTTACCACCTTGTTCCTAGAGATTCACACTTTTTGTTATCTCTGATCAAGGGTTGCGCTTGCTTTGGTTTAACCTGAGCGACTTAGTTTTTGCTGCGCTTTTTTCTGGCTTGAGATTTTAGGTTCGACAGCAACTCCTTGATTGTTTTTTGAGTTACCCCTTGACAATCAAGACAGTCGCTACGTTCATCTTATATTTAATTCCACCCACCCACTTATTTATCGGCCAACGGAATCAAGTGGCGAGCGATGCCCCATGACTTGCCAAGATGGCAGAGCGTCTATAGCTATTTTTCGGGGTTGGAAAGGGGACGGTACTGATAGCATTGTTCAAAAGTAATGGCAGATATGGTTAATTGCCCTCACCCCCAAACTCCCCCTGCCCTACCGATGTGGGGGGTGGAGGGGCGCAAGAGGGGAGTAGGATACCTGCCATGAATAAAGAAAAATGGCATAACCTCATCCCTAAACCTCATTCCCGATTCCATCCAGGAATACTGTTAGGAAGTGAAAATTTATGTCACAATGACTCTATAAGGGCGATTTTTTAGTGAATCGCCGAGGCCGTCTATTAATCGAATCGATGTCTTTGAAGAACGTAGCCCCAAACTGGAAACCTGACTTTCCTTTCCCATTCTTGCCACTACTAGCGGAATTTTTCTCCCTTTTGTGTTACCCACGGGAATTCTTGAGCTATTGCTGAGATTGGCATTTTGTCACTTCCCGTTAGTTGAATCCAACAAAAGAAGCTGTTTAGGAGCAATTTATGTTACACCGCAAGATTTATCAATTCTGTATGGATGGTCAGGAAGTCTGCATTTTCTTGCGCGATCAGCAAAGATGGATCGATAATGCCCGTATTGTCGATCTAGAAAGCGATCTCGTCACCATTCGCTACGAAACAGAAGAAGAAGACGAGATTAGTTCTTGGGAAGAAATGGTGCGTTTAGAAAGTATCGGTGCGGTGAGCAGAAAACTGGCATCGGTGTCGCGGACGAATCCTGATATTAATGTCTCGGAAGATTGTCCGGAAGCAGAACAACTTTATCCCCATTCTCCCGATAGCTTAGATTAATTTTGTCGATTTAACTGACAGTGGCTAGAAGTCCCGCGGTTTTAACCATGACCAAGGGACTTTTAAGGGATAGAAGGGAAAAGAGCCGGTAAGTAGAGAGGCACAATTATTTGTAGGATGGGTTAGCAGTAGCGTAACATGAGCGGGCGTTGGGTTTCATGCTTCAACCCAACCCAACCTACGTTCATTTTATATTTAATTCCACCCACTCACTTAGGAATCACCACTTGTTGTAAAATTATCGTCAAAGCCGCCAGATTTTCTCTATTATCAGCTGGAGGAGCAAAATGAATTCTAATCCCTACTTCGCTGGCCAGTATATCTATCAAAAATTTGTGGCATTAGTAATAGTTTTAATTAGTTGTTGGTTAGTAACTTTTCCCGCCTTCGCCGGGTCCGCCCTCTAGAAGTTAAAATTAGTCTAGGCTCCGGGCAAGGAGAATTAAAATTCTTTCCTAGTCAATTAGACTTTATTGCTGGACAAAAATACAAATTAATCCTCGATAATCCCAGTCCCACTAAACATTATTTTACCGCTAAAGACTTCGCCGATGCTAGTTGGACGCAGAAAGTTGAAGCGGGAAAAGTGGAGATTAAAGGGGCGATTCACGAACTAGAATTAAAACCTAATGCACAGGCAGAATGGGTAATAGTTCCCCTCAAAACCGGTAAGTATAAATTAATCTGTACTATTCCAGGTCATGCTGAAGCGGGAATGGTGGGAGAAATTGCCATTAATAACCCATGAATTTAAGAAAAATTGTCTCCTTTGCTTTCCTATTATTTATTCCCCTATCGGTGGTCGCTAGTCGTCTTAATTGGGGAGATCAAGCTATTTTTATCACTGCCGCTTTATCGATCATTCCCCTGTCAATTTGGTTAAGTACGTCTGTGGAAAGAGTTGCCGTAGTTACTGGGCCAACTTTGGGAGGATTAGTTAATGCTATCTTCGGCAATACTACCACTTTAGTTATTGCCTTAATTGCCCTAAAAAAAGGCTTGGTGGACATCGTACAAGCCAGTATTACCGGTAGTATTCTCAGTGATTTATTATTATTTATGGGCATGGGAATGCTCACGGGAGGTATTCGCTACAAAGAGCAGGAATTTAAACCGATTTTAGCGCGGGTAAATGGTTCTTCCATGACTTTAGCAGTAATAGCGATCGCTTTACCAACTTTGGTAATATATACTTCTAACGTGGTGGAAGTTGCCGATATTCTCAGTCTTTCCCTAGTCACCGCCACGGTTTTATTAATAGTTTACGGGTTAACTTTATTATTTTCCCTGAAAACCCATAGCTATCTCTACGAAGTGGGATTAAGTAACGAAAATACCCCCGACAATCAGGTTAGTGAGGAAGAAAAAGCTCAAGTCTGGATTTGGTTACTTGTGCTGCTTACTTCCACCGTAGCTGTAGCCTATGAGTCAGATTTATTTGTTAATGTAGTGGAATCGGTGATGGAAGGATTTAATCTCACTCCTCTCTTTATCGGGGTGATTTTCATTCCTTTAATTAGCGATGTTTCTGGAATAGTTACCGTCACTCAATTAGCCCTAAAAAATCAGATGGATTTAACGGTTTCCGTGGCTATGGGTGATAGTTTATTGGTGGCTTTATTCGTGGCACCTTTATTAGTTTTTATCGGTCAATTTTGGCAGCAGCCGATGGATTTAAATTTTAATCCCTTTAACGTGGTGGCTTTGATTGTAGCGGTGATTGTTACTAATTTAATCAGCTTTACTGGTCGTTCCAATTGGTTAGATGGAACCCTATTACTAGCCACCTATTTAATCTTGGCAGTAGCTTTTTATTACCATCCCGCCTAGCCAAAAAAGAGATTTAGGTATTTTCTGAGATTGGGTGCATCTCATTTTTGTAAATCTACTAAGTTGGGATTTTTAAGGGGAAACTCTCTGCTAAAGTCGGGCATTACTTTCGATTTTTTCCCTCAATCCAAGCTTTTGGGGGGTTCTACCCCCCAAACCCCTAGGGTTGATTCATCGTAGGGTTGATTCATCGTAGGGTTGATTCATCCTAGGGTTGATTCATGAATCAACCCTACCCAAACCCCCCGTTGGGGGCGTGGCGCCGCCCCCAAACCCCGGAGCGCATTAGCTTTTCGGTGGGATGCTTACAGCCAGCTGCTGATATATCTGTAATAATTTAAGAGTTACTAATAATTGCTGATTGTCGGTATTTCTGCAAATGTGAGATTCACTCCTGAGATTTCTGTCTTAGAATGGATTGGTATCACCTTATCACCGCAGGATTGCTGATGATGAAAAGAGGGTTTTGGTTTGTCGTCGGGTTAGTGGTAACGATAATTCTGCTTCCTTCCCTGGTTCTTTCTAATTCCATCGGTGAACAGGGAATTTATGCTGATCGCTTGCGGGCGGAACCCTATAATTTATTAGGGCGAAAAATTGCCATCGGTCAAGTGGAAATCGGCCGACCGGCGCAGTTCGGTTATGATAAAGTGGCAGCTTGGCAGCCTCCCTATAAATTAGCTGGTGTTTTTTTTCGCAATCAAATTGCCAAACCCAACACCTATCTAGATAATCACGCCGCTATGGTGGCAACGGTGATGGTCAGTGATGATAAAAAAATCCCCGGAGTGGCCCCAAAAGCGAGATTATATTCGGGGGCGGTGGGTTCTTTGCGACGCGGTGGACAACCGGAAGAATGTCTTGCTAGTCAAAATATTGCCCGACAAAATAGCGGTGATGTCCGCGCGATTAACTTTAGTTTTGGGGAATCTTTGCAAAGAGATCAACGACAGGAACCAAAATTAGATGGTCAAGCTTTATTAACTCAATGTGTTGATTGGTCATCGCGAGTTGATGATGTTCTTTATGTAATTGCTGGTAATCAAGGTAAGGGAGGAATTCCCATTCCCACCGATCATTTTAACGGCATTACTACCGCTTATACAGCCAAAAGAGAAGGAAAATTCACTAAAGTTGATTTTGCTAATATTAGTGCTTTGCCGGTGGGTATTGGTCGCAGTTTAATTAAACGGGAAATTAATGATGGTTCGCGGCGCTCAATTAATTTAGTTGCCCCTGGCAATAAAATAGAGCTTTATGACCTCAAAGGTAAATTAAATACTGTTAGTGGCACCAGTTTCGCCGCCCCTCATATTACGGCATCGGTGGCACTTTTACAAGAATACGGCGATCAACAAATTAATCAAAAAAATCCCCATTGGAGTGTCGATTCTCGTCATCATCAAGTGATGAAGGCAGTCATGCTTAATGCTGCCGATAAAATTAAAGATACGGGGGATGGTTTACGGTTAGGTATGAGACGGACAGTCTTAACTAAGGATCAAAAAACTTGGTTAGACTCCGATGCTTATAAAGACCCGAAAATTCCTTTAGATATGCAGATGGGGACGGGACATCTTAACACTTTTCGCACCTACCAACAGTTTAGTAATGGTCAATGGTCAGCCACAGAATCTATTCCTGCCATTGGTTGGGATTACGCTACAGTTACCGCTAATAGTTATCAAGATTATGCCCTAGAGAAGCCATTAAAAGCTAATAGTTTTGTTTCGATAACTTTAGCTTGGGATCGTTTGGTAGAACTAATCGATACTAATCGCAATAATCTCTATGATATCGATGAAAGTTTCCAGGATCTCGGACTGAATAATTTAGATGTTTATCTTTTACCTGCCCAGGAGGATAATAATGCTAAATACACCTGTGCTTCCCTGAGTGATAGTGATAGTTTAGAGCATATTTTTTGTCCTGTCCCCATCTCTGGAAACTATAAAATTCGGGTTCAATATCGTCAACAAGTTAATGAGAAAGAACAAGCTTTTGCTCTCGCTTGGTGGACGGTTCCTGAATAATAAAAATGATAGTAAATTCTGTTGAAAAAGTCTAGGGGGAGTGAGAAGATGGGAGCAGGTTTTTAAAGTTCGATAGGCAGTTAATCGTACTGTCTCTGAGAGACACCTCGTTTTCTTTTCGGGATAACATCGTCAGGGATTCCCCAATAGTTTGATGCCTGAGACATATTATATAGCAATAAGTCTTCGGGCATTTTTTCTAAAATAACTCGGTTGAGATTAGCGGTATTAATATTCATTGCTCCCATCACAGAAGAGCCAAGTTCTTTCGATAATAGCGGAATAACCGCATTACCAATCTCACGAAAACCATGCCATATTGTGCGGTGAAACTGAAACCAATCGGGGAATGTATGTAATCTGGCGGCTTCTCGTACAGTAATACAACGAGGAATAGAATAGTGAATGGGTCTAGGAGCAGTATAGGCTCCTTTGTCGCTATTAGTTCCGGCCCGGAGAGTGTTACATAAACCAGTGGGAGAAAGCTTTAAAAAGCGACTTTTTGGTTCCACTGTACCCGGTTCGGTTAAGATAAATCTATCAATTGATCTTTGGGTATGAACTGAGCCTATATGTCCATAGATTTTTATATCTACTGTTCTTTGATGGCAAAGTTTAAAAATATCCCTTGGCTGCACTGAATATTTTTTCCTCTTACCACTATAATCTAATTTTGATGCGGGTATGCCTAAATCAGTATCGATAAAGGCTGGTATTAATTCTAAATCTGAAATCGCATCATAGACGCTGGTAAAAGCTGATTTTTTGGCTGGGTTTAAATCGACGGTCTTTGTCAAAGGATATTTAGCCATCGTCACGTCTTTTCGACTACCAATTAAGATTAATCTTCTGCGCTTTTGTGGGGCCCCGTATTCACTGGCATCAAGGATTTTAATTGGCTGATTAATTGTATAGCCAATAGCTTCAAATTCAGAGATTAACTCCTCTAAAAATTGTTTGTGTTTACCCGTAGCCATGCCGGGGACATTTTCAAAGATAAAATACTTGGGTTTAATTTCTGCTACAATCCGCAGATATTCAAATACAAGAGAATTTCTAGGATCATCTATTTGTCGTTTACCAATCAATGAAAAACCTTGGCAGGGGGGTCCACCAGCAATTAAACTAACATCGGTGGCATAGCCTTTTAGTTTTAATAATTCCCATATTTCTCTACTTGTTACTTTGGCTATATCCCGGCAGATAGTTTGACAATAGGGAAAGTTAAAATGATGAACCAAGGAATGGACTGCATCAAACTCCACCGCTACAGCAATATCAAATCCCGCCGCTTCTAGACCAAGGGACATCCCACCGCAGCCAGCAAATAAATCGATCGCAATTGGTCTATGTTTCACTTTGATGATTAGCTCTCTATTGTCTGCCTTTTATTATACTGTATTTCTGATATAATTAACAATTTAAGTTTTATTAAGAGGGCAATTACTTGAGCAAGTTAGTAATCAATTGATCGACTTTCTCTAATTCTTGAATAATTTGTTTAACTCTTTCTAATTCGTCGGCAGGGTTAGGCGTTTTTTTCGTTTTTATTCCCGAAGAATGAGCGATTTCACCGCGTTCTTCTCCAAAAGTATTCATATTGGCTAACCAAACTTTATCTAAGTCATCACTATCGATGCCGATTGGTAAGAGTAATTTTAATAGGTTAGTTTCTTTAATCCCATGATTTTGATCGATAACTGATTTAAAACATCTAATCGCTATGTCAATTTTTTTAGTTATTTTCAGTTTGTCTAGGGAGACATTTTTGTTACCTTTAAGAGGAGTAATGGTATCGGGAGGATTTTCCATTTCTTGACCAGAAAAAGCGATTACACATAACAAAACTCGACCAGCTTTACCTTGATTATCCCAGATATTTTTTGCTGTCTGTACTGTATCCCAAACTCGATCTTCAAGATAAGATTCAATCTCAGCATGAGCAAAAACTCGATAGGCAAAAGTTAAAGCTAATTGTCTTTCAGAATAGTCATTTATCTCGCTGAATTTACGAGGTAGGAATTGTTTTTTGAGTCGATTTAATTCTTTGGTTAGTTGTCTAAATCTTAGAGATTTCGGCATAGTAAAAAAACAACTATCTTAACCCCTTAAAAATAATACGATTGTCTTCCATCTGAGGAATATTGAAGTTAATATCTAATACTTCTGATAAAGCTTGACCCCATAAATGAAAACGATCATAGGTTGATTGTTTAGTATTTGTACTAATTAATACAGCATTTTTAAATCGATCAACGGCAGTACGACATAAACTTTTAAATGCTTCTTCTACCTGTTCTTTGTTTGTCTCGGCAGCTGCTCTCATTAGATCATCGCAAAAGTAAAAAACCATCACATCTAAAATTGCTCGATTGAACTGACTTCGATAAGTTGCCGATTCAGGCAGCCAGAGACGGGAAAAGTTTTTCTCTCCAAAAATATTAATCGTTGTCTGGACAGCTTTTTCAAATTGATCAATAATATTTTTGATTTCTTCTGAGTTTTGATCCCATCGAGCATTAAGCGAAACACAAGCATTATCAAGAAATTTTTTAAGATCACCGCGATAATCGGATAAATAATAATGAAAAGCTACATAACGCAATAATATATCAGTGTCGCGCATCCGGAAATCGGGATAGGAAGATTTAAATATTTTCTTTAATGCTTGACTTTCGATCGCTCGATCATCTAAAAAATTAATAAAACCTCCTGGGTGTAATGCTTGTCTTAATTCTTGAGAAGACAAAGGGGTATTTTCCACATTGAGACGCAGAAAAATTTTATGGAGGAAACTCTCCGTTTTCCAATTACGGATAACAATCGTGCGGATAGTTTGATTATCCAGTTGGTCTAAGAAATCATTTAAATTGAAGTCATTTTTTAGATCTTGATATTGGCAGCCATTGAGATTATCTAGAAATTCTAAATCTTTTAAAGTAAAACTATTATTAGGTGTGTCACTGTCACCATAAAACTGTAAAATTGTTAGTAGGCGTTGTTTGCCATCAAGAACGATAAATTTCCCTTTTTCCTTGTTATTAGTAGCTAAGACAATCTGTGGGACTGGAAACCCTAGAATTAGGGATTCAATAAATCGACTTTTACGAGTAATATTCCAAGCATCTCGTCTTTGAAAGCGCGGATTGAGTTGAATATTTTCTCGAATTAATTGATCGCGGATCGTTGCGGTAGTCCAATCACTGCTGGCAACAACAGTGTCGGAGATTTCTTTGAGTTGTAGCTTTTTTTGGTTTGCTGATTCTCCTGCAATATCTTCTTCTTCTTCCGCAAAATCCACCGCTTCTATTTCTTCCCACATCTCTAACTGTGCCATGGTAGTAATTAATCTCCTCAATTGTCTATTCTGCAAAAATCCCGCCCCAATATTTGGACGGGACTAATAATCAATCAATAATTCAATACTACTCCCATTCTATAGTTCCGGGGGGCTTAGAAGTAATATCATAAACCACGCGGTTAACTCCCTTAACTTCATTGACAATGCGATTAGAAATTGTCTCCAATAAATCATAGGGAACCCGCGACCAATCGGCAGTCATTCCGTCTTCACTGCTGACTAAACGTAGGACAATAGGATAAGCGTAGGTACGTTGATCTCCCATTACTCCCACACTGCGGACAGGCAATAAAACCGCGAAAGCTTGCCAGAAATCGTGATACATTCCCTGCTTATTAATCTCGTCGCGCACTACCCAATCTGCATCGCGCAAAATATTTAATTTATCTGCGGTGACTTCCCCTAAAATGCGAATCGCTAAACCAGGGCCGGGGAAAGGTTGACGACGAACAATTTCTTCTGGAAGACCGATCGATCGTCCTAATTTTCTCACCTCATCCTTAAATAATTTTCGCAGGGGTTCGACTAATTTAAACCGGAGATTTTTCGGCAGTCCACCAACGTTATGATGACTTTTAATTTTAACCGCGACTCTTTCCCCGGTTTTGGGATCCACATTACTATCGGCCGATTCAATCACATCGGGATATAAAGTTCCTTGGGCCAGATAATCAAAGGGTCCCAAACGATTTGATTCTTCTTCAAACACCTGAATAAATTCATGGCCGATACGACGGCGCTTTTCCTCGGGATCGGTGACACCGGCAACCTGCGCTAAAAATCGCTTTCTAGCGTTGACATACTGGACTCCGATATGGAATTGCTCGTTAAATATCTGCATTAATCGTTCTGGTTCACCCTTACGCATGAATCCCTGATCGATAAACATACAGGTTAGTTGATCACCGATCGCTCGATGCAAGAGGAATGCTAAGGTAGAGGAGTCCACACCGCCGGATAAAGCCAATAAAACTCGCTTATCGCCCACTTTTGCCCTAATTTCTCGGATCGATTCCTCGACAAAAGCTTCCGTAGTCCAAGTGGGTTCGCATTTGCAGATATGATAGACGAAATTGCGAATTAAGGCGATTCCTCCCACAGAATGGACAACTTCCGGGTGAAACTGCACTCCAAAGAGTTTTTTCTTGTGGTCGGCAATGGCCGCACAATCGGTATTATCGGTATGAGCGAGAATTTCAAAACCCGCAGGCAATTCCACGCAGGAATCCCCGTGACTCATCCAAGCGGTGGAACCGTCCTCGACATTGGTTAATAAATCGGTAGGATCGTTGATAAATAGGGATGCTTTGCCGTATTCGGCCCGTTTTGCCCGTTCCACCCTACCTCCTAACTGCTGTACCATCAACTGCATCCCATAGCAAACTCCGAGGATGGGTACACCTAAATTCCAAATTTCGGCATCACAGTGAGGCGCTCCAGGATCATAGACGGAATTGGGACCGCCCGAAAGAATTATTCCTTTCGGGTTGATTTGGGCCAATTGTTCGGCACTGGTACGATAGGAGAGAACTTCGGAGTAAACGTTCGTTTCCCGGATTCTGCGGGCGATTAATTCAGAATACTGGGAGCCAAAGTCAAGAATGATGATTATTTGACGATTAAGGCTATTAGTGAAGGACTCTGAGGGCAAAGTCTCTTGAGGGGTAGGAAGGGGGGTTTGAGTTGTCACTGCGATCAAAAAAAGAAACTGGCAGGAAAAGGTTAAAGTTTTGTAAACTAAATCGGCTATTGTTCTGAAAATAAGCTACAATAGTATGGCCTTATTAGTTTCATTTTTTAAGACTAAATATTCCCACGATCATAGCACGGTCACTGGGGAGTGACTGGTAGATTTTGCAAAAATTTAAGGCCATTTTCGCTTTTGCTGATCAAAGAACGAGAGCGATCGAATAAAATACAACCGACCCCAAGATGACCGTTACTGTGGTTATAAACGTATTCTTGGCAACGGCGATCAATCGTATTAGCCATTTCTCCATAGATGCGTTCCACCCAATTATCTCCCGTTTGCCGGTCTAATTGACGCAGATATTCCAGACCGTTTTCGCTGGTGCTACTGTCAAAAATTTGCTGGAGATGGGGGTAGCTAAACCCATTTTAGCGGCGTAGGCGGTGAGAATTTCCCGACGACCATCGGCCAGATGATGGTGAGTCTGAAAGATTCCCCCGGCAAGTTTAATTAATTTACCGTGATAACCAAACAAAAGAATTTCAGAGATTCCCTGTAATTGTGCCTCTAATAACATCGGCCCGATCCAATTGGCTGTTTTTACCAAAATATCAGGATTAATACCCATTTGAGGGGCTAAATCTAAGCCATTTTCCCCGATACAAAACACCAGGCGATCGAAACGACGGGATAAATTTTTTAATTGCTCGCGAAAGATTTCCAACTGTCCGGGAGCGCTCAGGGGTTGGGAAATGCCAGTAGTACCTAACAAAGATAATCCCTCTACCACCCCAAAAGCGGCGTTAGAAGTCCTTGTGGCCAGTTTTTTGCCTTCTGGAAGGATAATCGTTACTTTGATGCTTTCTTGGGGCAGTAACAGGGGTCTGAGGTTTTCTTGCAGCAGACGCTGGGCATAACTATAAATAGCTGATTTTCCGCCATTATCAACCTGGATGCCGATTCCCTCGCCTCCTTGAATCTCTATCTCTTGATTACCCGTTTTTCTTTCTACTAACGCCCATATAGGGGTATTTCTAGTTAAATCTAAATTGTCCCCCGGATCGCTGCGGGTGATAGCTAGGGCAGCATCGGGGTTCAGTCGGGCAACTTGTTCGATGGCAATTGTAACGGTTTCTGGCGGTTCTAAAAGATTAAAAGTAACGGAATTTAGTTCATTTTCGCCGTGGAGATGCTGGAGAGATGCGATCGCACTGGCACAGGCAAAAACCGGCAAAGTGTAACCCGAACGGGGTGGGGAGATAGACATAAATAGGGTTGATAGCCAATCAAATTAGCCGTAATCTGATTATAGAACTAGGGGGCAACTGCTGCTATTTTTGATGATTCTTTGACATCCTCACCACCCGGGGTGAGCGCATCTCAAATGCTATTGACAATTGACCAATTTTGTGATCCTTGTGAGAATTTCAAGTGATACCAGTCAATCAGAATAGTTACGAACTCTACCCCTTTGGTCGATTGTTGCTTAACAATTGAGATGGCAAATTCTACAATGAGACTAATTTATGATATGATGAAAGAATGTATGATAATGTTTGTCGAATCTTAGCGTCACTTTTTTCAAGGGATATAGCCACTTGGTTAATCGGAGAACCGATTACATTAACCGAGTTGGAACCGACTGAGTTACTGCTAGATCCAATTAGAGTAGATAGTTTGATTTTTTTACAATCAGAAGACTTAATTCTTCACATCGAATTTCAGACAGATCCGAAAGAAGATATTCCTTTTAGAATGGCTGATTATCGTCTGAGGATTTATCGTCGGGTTCCTCGAAAAAGAGTTTATCAAGTGGTTATTTATCTGAGAAAAAATCAATCTGCTGCTGTCAAAATTAATACCTTTGAGTTATTAGAACTACAACATCGTTATAATGTAGTTAGACTCTGGGAAGTTCCCAGTGAAACTTTTCTAGATGTATCAGGTTTACTTCCGTTTGCGGTGTTGTCTCAAACTGATAATCCAGAAAAAGTATTACAACAAGTAGCTCGTCAAATTGAAAAAATTTCTGATAACATAGAGAGAAATAACATTGCTGCCTCAACTGGTATTATTGCAGGGTTAGTTTTAAATCAATCTATCATTAAAAGATTACTCAAGGAGGAAATTATG contains the following coding sequences:
- a CDS encoding IS630 family transposase produces the protein MINLEFTEEEKNSLYYERFHHPHPRVQLKMEVLWLKSQKIPHQKICQLAGISPNTLLTYLRDYQEGGIEKLKEINFYRPKSELEFQKETLKKYFEKNPPATINEAVYRIEELTGIKRIPTQVRKFLKSMGMKCLKVGSLPSKADPDEQEDYKEKKLEPRLNEAKEGKRAVFFVDAAHFVMGAFLGFVWCFERLFVKSPSGRKRFNVLGALNAITHEVILVTYDTYITATQVCELRSKIAALGLIIPITLVLDNARYQKCKIVEELALSLSIELLYLPSYSPNLNLIERLWKLVKKKCLYGKYYENFSDFSSAIYECLNDAHLKHKKELDSLLTLRFQKFNKSQIMNV
- a CDS encoding DUF262 domain-containing protein, coding for MAQLEMWEEIEAVDFAEEEEDIAGESANQKKLQLKEISDTVVASSDWTTATIRDQLIRENIQLNPRFQRRDAWNITRKSRFIESLILGFPVPQIVLATNNKEKGKFIVLDGKQRLLTILQFYGDSDTPNNSFTLKDLEFLDNLNGCQYQDLKNDFNLNDFLDQLDNQTIRTIVIRNWKTESFLHKIFLRLNVENTPLSSQELRQALHPGGFINFLDDRAIESQALKKIFKSSYPDFRMRDTDILLRYVAFHYYLSDYRGDLKKFLDNACVSLNARWDQNSEEIKNIIDQFEKAVQTTINIFGEKNFSRLWLPESATYRSQFNRAILDVMVFYFCDDLMRAAAETNKEQVEEAFKSLCRTAVDRFKNAVLISTNTKQSTYDRFHLWGQALSEVLDINFNIPQMEDNRIIFKGLR
- a CDS encoding DUF6679 family protein, with protein sequence MLHRKIYQFCMDGQEVCIFLRDQQRWIDNARIVDLESDLVTIRYETEEEDEISSWEEMVRLESIGAVSRKLASVSRTNPDINVSEDCPEAEQLYPHSPDSLD
- a CDS encoding DNA cytosine methyltransferase, which codes for MKHRPIAIDLFAGCGGMSLGLEAAGFDIAVAVEFDAVHSLVHHFNFPYCQTICRDIAKVTSREIWELLKLKGYATDVSLIAGGPPCQGFSLIGKRQIDDPRNSLVFEYLRIVAEIKPKYFIFENVPGMATGKHKQFLEELISEFEAIGYTINQPIKILDASEYGAPQKRRRLILIGSRKDVTMAKYPLTKTVDLNPAKKSAFTSVYDAISDLELIPAFIDTDLGIPASKLDYSGKRKKYSVQPRDIFKLCHQRTVDIKIYGHIGSVHTQRSIDRFILTEPGTVEPKSRFLKLSPTGLCNTLRAGTNSDKGAYTAPRPIHYSIPRCITVREAARLHTFPDWFQFHRTIWHGFREIGNAVIPLLSKELGSSVMGAMNINTANLNRVILEKMPEDLLLYNMSQASNYWGIPDDVIPKRKRGVSQRQYD
- the cax gene encoding calcium/proton exchanger, which codes for MNLRKIVSFAFLLFIPLSVVASRLNWGDQAIFITAALSIIPLSIWLSTSVERVAVVTGPTLGGLVNAIFGNTTTLVIALIALKKGLVDIVQASITGSILSDLLLFMGMGMLTGGIRYKEQEFKPILARVNGSSMTLAVIAIALPTLVIYTSNVVEVADILSLSLVTATVLLIVYGLTLLFSLKTHSYLYEVGLSNENTPDNQVSEEEKAQVWIWLLVLLTSTVAVAYESDLFVNVVESVMEGFNLTPLFIGVIFIPLISDVSGIVTVTQLALKNQMDLTVSVAMGDSLLVALFVAPLLVFIGQFWQQPMDLNFNPFNVVALIVAVIVTNLISFTGRSNWLDGTLLLATYLILAVAFYYHPA
- a CDS encoding HEPN domain-containing protein, which translates into the protein MPKSLRFRQLTKELNRLKKQFLPRKFSEINDYSERQLALTFAYRVFAHAEIESYLEDRVWDTVQTAKNIWDNQGKAGRVLLCVIAFSGQEMENPPDTITPLKGNKNVSLDKLKITKKIDIAIRCFKSVIDQNHGIKETNLLKLLLPIGIDSDDLDKVWLANMNTFGEERGEIAHSSGIKTKKTPNPADELERVKQIIQELEKVDQLITNLLK
- a CDS encoding S8 family serine peptidase is translated as MDWYHLITAGLLMMKRGFWFVVGLVVTIILLPSLVLSNSIGEQGIYADRLRAEPYNLLGRKIAIGQVEIGRPAQFGYDKVAAWQPPYKLAGVFFRNQIAKPNTYLDNHAAMVATVMVSDDKKIPGVAPKARLYSGAVGSLRRGGQPEECLASQNIARQNSGDVRAINFSFGESLQRDQRQEPKLDGQALLTQCVDWSSRVDDVLYVIAGNQGKGGIPIPTDHFNGITTAYTAKREGKFTKVDFANISALPVGIGRSLIKREINDGSRRSINLVAPGNKIELYDLKGKLNTVSGTSFAAPHITASVALLQEYGDQQINQKNPHWSVDSRHHQVMKAVMLNAADKIKDTGDGLRLGMRRTVLTKDQKTWLDSDAYKDPKIPLDMQMGTGHLNTFRTYQQFSNGQWSATESIPAIGWDYATVTANSYQDYALEKPLKANSFVSITLAWDRLVELIDTNRNNLYDIDESFQDLGLNNLDVYLLPAQEDNNAKYTCASLSDSDSLEHIFCPVPISGNYKIRVQYRQQVNEKEQAFALAWWTVPE